Genomic window (Primulina eburnea isolate SZY01 chromosome 8, ASM2296580v1, whole genome shotgun sequence):
TGGGTAACTTCTAATCTGTATATTATCGGCTAATGATTTTGAAAAGTTAAAATATATTACCTGAtcttgaagttctttgggattaTCACTACCAGATTGCCACCACAACAATCCCAAAATAGTTGCTGTTGCAAGAACTTGAGTAATCCTCAACCAGCTGAAATAGTCATTCTTCCGTTCTTTAAGTCCTCTCCAAAATAATATGGAATATTGTTCATACCAGCTTGCTCCATATTCTCTCTTGGAAGAACTAAGTTTAGACTTCATTTCTTCATCCATAGATACTGGCTCCATAATATTTTCCTTCTCATGCACAGCAACTCGTGCCTCATAGGCCTCCACGAGATACTGGATGAGAAAAATTTCTTTCTATAAAGAGCTTGCAATGTTAACTCGTTATCTTTTGCATTTTTTTAGCTACGTAAAGAAAATCAACCAACCACCAGTTTAAATTTCTCATTTGTTGtgtcaaaatatattttacctCATGTATAACTGCAGGGTCAATCTTTCCACCCTTTGTTTCTGCTTTGAAGTTTCCCATTTGCACCTTATCTTTCAATTCTGATGGGATGGAAATATCTGTTACATTTCCACTTGCTAGGTCAAGCATGAATTCTGCAGGGTTCATTGCTATAAGGGGGGAACATCCTATAGTAGAAAAGTAAGTCACTGCTTCTGATGCCTTTCCGAAATAAAGCAAGCTCCCTTTACCAAGTAAaatcaacttatcaaatttaAGGAAAAGTCGGCTTGATGGCTGATGGATTGTGGTAATTACTGTTTTTCCAGCCTGCCACAGTATTGGACATATTATATAAGGAGTTATACTATTGGAATCCTTAAAATGAAAGAAACAATGTGTTAAGATccacaaaaataaaattggagAGCTGTAGTGAGGGTCAGGGAAAGAATTCAGAATTGCTACCTCTGCTATGTCATTTAAGGTCTCGATTATCCTTGAAGCCGTGGTAGAATCCAGGCCAGAAGTAGGTTCATCAAGGAACAACAGTGATGGGTTGATTATTATCTCGTTTCCAATGCACACGCGCTTCCGTTCCCCACCTGAAACACCCCTAACGAAGGAGCCACCAATTATTGTGTCTTGACACCTAGTAAAATTAAGTGTTGCATTGATCTATATCAGGTTTGTTGAAAAGCTTCAGAACCATTCACATCTTTTTTCTGTTTAAGGAAGTACAATATGTCTTGAACTTAAAAGTGTCAGAGGAAGCCGCTGTAGTTACCTCTCAAGTCCCAGCTCGAGTATAACATCCATTGctcttttttccttttcctcTTTTGTTAATGTCCTTGGAAGTCGTAGTCGAGCCGCGTATGTAAGTGTTTCTCTTACAGTAAGGTTGGGGAATAGAACGTCGTCTTGTGTCACGAACCCAATCCTGTTTCAACAAGAAGATAATGTATTTCAGTATAAATGGGTTACTATGGTTTTTTTCTGTGACCCGTTTTTTTTTATCCCTCATAGTATCAAATTGTTAATATATGAAATTCTGGTGAGTTGAGTGTTAAATATTGTCCCCGTGACTTTCTTGTAGCTTTATTCTTACGTATTTTTTTCCGGGTAGAGCTGCATAATATAATATACACGCACAGATCTTATGTTAAGTATGTTGAACTGATTCAAGATACTCACCTGCTTTTTAGTGATTTCGAATATGGTTGATCGTTGTAAGTTATTGAACCGCCGATTGAGTGCTCTGTTACTCGCCCTCCGAGTAGACTCAGCAGTGTCGTCTTCCCGCTTCCAGATGGTCCCATCAATGCTAAAACTTCCCCCGGAACAACTGAGCCTGTGATTCCATTTAAAATATCCTTCTCCACCGTCGAAGCTATTCCTTTGAGAACCAACTTGTATGTCACATCCGTGAACTGCATCAATGGTTTAAAATAGACGTTTTTAGGTGGACGAACCCGAATTTCACTAATCATACTCCATTATAATAAGGAATCCTCTGTTACTTTCATCTCTACGACCTTATAATCTTGTCATTTTTGGTGGTTTTGTTGGTAATACACTGTTTTATATAACTCATTATTACGTTGTCCCTTCAATTAATTTGGTTCTTGTTTTAAGGGGGAGTCTTGTACAAAGATGCCATGTAAAATGAAATTCTGTACAAGACTGAACCTGATACCATAGCGATATGTTCAATAAGTCGTATTGATCTGTAAAATACCGTGGATTCCTTCCTGCCCAAATACATAATATCAATCAATCGTGGCTCGACTATTGAACTCGGGATTGAGTTTAATATGATCATCAGTTAACGatgtttttgacataaaaaaaaaaaaaaaaacgagcaCGTCTAGTTCACGGGGTCGTGTTACACACCTTGAGGAAGACTGGTAATGTGGGACTTGCGTGAAATTTCTTCCTACGCTTGCCTGCCTCGAGATCTTCAGCTGCTAACACATTGTACAGGAATGTTACACAGAAATGTACATTTTCATGCTTTGCAAGAAATTCAGACCATACAATCACGACAATGAATCAGATAGACACCTtgtcatattaaaaaaaaaacaagcaaTTTCTGCACCTTGCAAGAAAAAAGTGACTGAAATTTGAGTCAGCTAATATGTCTAAAGattgaaaaatcaaaataattttaaataaattgaataaGTGATCAGATTGTGTATTTCAGagttcaattaattaatttcacATTTAAGTGATCGAAATCTTgagcatataataatttaaaaattcatatatatatacatttaagCAAGTATTTGTTGTTTGGGCAGGATAACTTGCCTGGAGAATAGGGTAGACGACGAGACTTATGGaggataataaaattattattcccCAAAAGATTTATATTATTGGAAATTTTGTGAACCACGTTACTTAGGCCTTTTTACATGGGACTACAACACTGAAATTAAATGCTTCCGTGTCTAAAAGTCGAATTTCTAGAAAATTCttattactaaaaataatccaacCGAAGGTAATCAGTAACTCCGACCCTCAAATAATACATTTTTCCTAAATTTGGCATCTATGCTAACATAGGATTTGATAAATATGGCGAGACAGATGGCTCACTATAAATTAAATTCATTAATCTCACTTCTACGTTCATATATAATTTTGTTATGTTATTCACCAATCTTGTCAACTTATGTGCCCACTAATGAGGTGATAGACACCTACTGGATATACATTTTTGATATGTTTCATCACATTCAACTGATGAGTGACACTTTATCGGTGTGCACAGAGATTGACACAGTCGGTTGAAAACGTATGTTTTCGTGTATACTTATGTGATCAACAGAACGGTATGTTTGcagattatatattttatgaCCATGTAATGTGCATTAACATTTCTTTATAATTATCACTTGTACTGATCCTATTTAAAATTAAAGGACTTACGAGTTTCATCGTCGCTGAATGGCTTCAaatcatcaatatcatctggTGGAACGGTAAAGCCAGTGAAGGAGAAAGAGAAGCCTAAGCTGGCGCTGGAAGCTCTGCTCAAGGCGGCGCCGCTGCTCAAATCTTCCATTTCGAATTTCATCTGTGCACTTCTCGACTTCCGAATGTGTGTGTTCTTCCCATTACTTCCGCCGCTTCGCCCAGGCGAAGCTGCCAGGAAACTCCTGCTTGACTTTCTTGACAGATTGCCACCACCCTCTGGACCACCTCCAGACGCCGGCACCGCAACTCCCGTCGCCGCTGCCTCGCTAGACGAAAACGCAGACTTCATTGGAGCCAGCGCCGCTGCCATCGCCTCAACTAGTTGATCGGATTTTGTTCGTAGAAGACCGACTGTGGAGTTTGTTTTCTCCATCGCCATAATAGCTGTGGATCGTTTTCTGCATGCAATCACGAGAATTCAAGattgtatataatatataattgcTAAATATTGTTATTATTACAATGGATTTTACAACAAAAAACAGGCATCCTACTATTTTCCTAAAATCTGCATATTTTGTTTGTGATATTCAACTAATGAAAAGTAGTACACTTACAGCTGAATTTGGAGCGAGGTTGTGTAAATGACATGAAAGGAGAAAGGAAAGGAAAGTCTCTCGATCTGAAGGGAACTCGCGCGCTTGCATTTCTTTTATAAAAGCCAATGAATCTTCAAGTTACACAAATACCCCTCATTTTAATTGGGAGGGatttacattttaaatttttatattcatAATATATAAGCATAtcgtatattttaaaatatcaattatTTTTCTACGGTTGCAAAAATTACACTTGAAgcctaaattatttttaaattgaatttcagTCAATTTAGATTCCAAATTTAAGTTTACGTTGTTTGTTCGAACTTAATTGGGAAGTTTATATCTCTCAGTTCGAAATAAATCGTGtactaaaataatttttatttttattttgatgcaaaag
Coding sequences:
- the LOC140839730 gene encoding ABC transporter G family member 22-like isoform X2: MAMEKTNSTVGLLRTKSDQLVEAMAAALAPMKSAFSSSEAAATGVAVPASGGGPEGGGNLSRKSSRSFLAASPGRSGGSNGKNTHIRKSRSAQMKFEMEDLSSGAALSRASSASLGFSFSFTGFTVPPDDIDDLKPFSDDETPEDLEAGKRRKKFHASPTLPVFLKFTDVTYKLVLKGIASTVEKDILNGITGSVVPGEVLALMGPSGSGKTTLLSLLGGRVTEHSIGGSITYNDQPYSKSLKSRIGFVTQDDVLFPNLTVRETLTYAARLRLPRTLTKEEKEKRAMDVILELGLERCQDTIIGGSFVRGVSGGERKRVCIGNEIIINPSLLFLDEPTSGLDSTTASRIIETLNDIAEAGKTVITTIHQPSSRLFLKFDKLILLGKGSLLYFGKASEAVTYFSTIGCSPLIAMNPAEFMLDLASGNVTDISIPSELKDKVQMGNFKAETKGGKIDPAVIHEYLVEAYEARVAVHEKENIMEPVSMDEEMKSKLSSSKREYGASWYEQYSILFWRGLKERKNDYFSWLRITQVLATATILGLLWWQSGSDNPKELQDQERAMLSKERAADMYRLSAYFVARTTSDFPLDLLLPVLFLLVVYFMAGLKMNAGSFFLTMMTVFLCIIAAQGLGLAIGATLLDMKRATTLASVTVMTFMLAGGFFVQNVPVFISWLRYLSFNYHTYKLLLKVQYQHISHSINGIRIDSGYEEVGVLLAMVFGYRLLAYLSLRRMTVHPGA
- the LOC140839730 gene encoding ABC transporter G family member 22-like isoform X1, which gives rise to MAMEKTNSTVGLLRTKSDQLVEAMAAALAPMKSAFSSSEAAATGVAVPASGGGPEGGGNLSRKSSRSFLAASPGRSGGSNGKNTHIRKSRSAQMKFEMEDLSSGAALSRASSASLGFSFSFTGFTVPPDDIDDLKPFSDDETPEDLEAGKRRKKFHASPTLPVFLKFTDVTYKLVLKGIASTVEKDILNGITGSVVPGEVLALMGPSGSGKTTLLSLLGGRVTEHSIGGSITYNDQPYSKSLKSRIGFVTQDDVLFPNLTVRETLTYAARLRLPRTLTKEEKEKRAMDVILELGLERCQDTIIGGSFVRGVSGGERKRVCIGNEIIINPSLLFLDEPTSGLDSTTASRIIETLNDIAEAGKTVITTIHQPSSRLFLKFDKLILLGKGSLLYFGKASEAVTYFSTIGCSPLIAMNPAEFMLDLASGNVTDISIPSELKDKVQMGNFKAETKGGKIDPAVIHEYLVEAYEARVAVHEKENIMEPVSMDEEMKSKLSSSKREYGASWYEQYSILFWRGLKERKNDYFSWLRITQVLATATILGLLWWQSGSDNPKELQDQAGLLFFIAVFWGFFPVFTAIFTFPQERAMLSKERAADMYRLSAYFVARTTSDFPLDLLLPVLFLLVVYFMAGLKMNAGSFFLTMMTVFLCIIAAQGLGLAIGATLLDMKRATTLASVTVMTFMLAGGFFVQNVPVFISWLRYLSFNYHTYKLLLKVQYQHISHSINGIRIDSGYEEVGVLLAMVFGYRLLAYLSLRRMTVHPGA
- the LOC140839730 gene encoding ABC transporter G family member 22-like isoform X3, giving the protein MKLLKISRQASVGRNFTQVPHYQSSSRKESTVFYRSIRLIEHIAMFTDVTYKLVLKGIASTVEKDILNGITGSVVPGEVLALMGPSGSGKTTLLSLLGGRVTEHSIGGSITYNDQPYSKSLKSRIGFVTQDDVLFPNLTVRETLTYAARLRLPRTLTKEEKEKRAMDVILELGLERCQDTIIGGSFVRGVSGGERKRVCIGNEIIINPSLLFLDEPTSGLDSTTASRIIETLNDIAEAGKTVITTIHQPSSRLFLKFDKLILLGKGSLLYFGKASEAVTYFSTIGCSPLIAMNPAEFMLDLASGNVTDISIPSELKDKVQMGNFKAETKGGKIDPAVIHEYLVEAYEARVAVHEKENIMEPVSMDEEMKSKLSSSKREYGASWYEQYSILFWRGLKERKNDYFSWLRITQVLATATILGLLWWQSGSDNPKELQDQAGLLFFIAVFWGFFPVFTAIFTFPQERAMLSKERAADMYRLSAYFVARTTSDFPLDLLLPVLFLLVVYFMAGLKMNAGSFFLTMMTVFLCIIAAQGLGLAIGATLLDMKRATTLASVTVMTFMLAGGFFVQNVPVFISWLRYLSFNYHTYKLLLKVQYQHISHSINGIRIDSGYEEVGVLLAMVFGYRLLAYLSLRRMTVHPGA
- the LOC140839730 gene encoding ABC transporter G family member 22-like isoform X4, giving the protein MGPSGSGKTTLLSLLGGRVTEHSIGGSITYNDQPYSKSLKSRIGFVTQDDVLFPNLTVRETLTYAARLRLPRTLTKEEKEKRAMDVILELGLERCQDTIIGGSFVRGVSGGERKRVCIGNEIIINPSLLFLDEPTSGLDSTTASRIIETLNDIAEAGKTVITTIHQPSSRLFLKFDKLILLGKGSLLYFGKASEAVTYFSTIGCSPLIAMNPAEFMLDLASGNVTDISIPSELKDKVQMGNFKAETKGGKIDPAVIHEYLVEAYEARVAVHEKENIMEPVSMDEEMKSKLSSSKREYGASWYEQYSILFWRGLKERKNDYFSWLRITQVLATATILGLLWWQSGSDNPKELQDQAGLLFFIAVFWGFFPVFTAIFTFPQERAMLSKERAADMYRLSAYFVARTTSDFPLDLLLPVLFLLVVYFMAGLKMNAGSFFLTMMTVFLCIIAAQGLGLAIGATLLDMKRATTLASVTVMTFMLAGGFFVQNVPVFISWLRYLSFNYHTYKLLLKVQYQHISHSINGIRIDSGYEEVGVLLAMVFGYRLLAYLSLRRMTVHPGA